In Drosophila bipectinata strain 14024-0381.07 chromosome 2R, DbipHiC1v2, whole genome shotgun sequence, one genomic interval encodes:
- the LOC108131988 gene encoding protein DJ-1alpha-like isoform X4 — protein sequence MLLGLGRSFGRLGFYIEPLRLASQKCGQNAKSALIVLAPGAEEMEFTISADVLRRAKINVTVAGLDTCEPIKCSRGVVIVPDTSLEQAMGQGNYDVVVLPGGLAGNKALMGSSAVGELLRQQESQGGLIAAICAAPTALAKHGIAKGKTLTSHPDMRRQLEEKY from the exons ATGTTGTTAGGTTTGGGTAGATCGTTTGGCAGACTTGGCTTCTATATAGAACCCTTACGCTTGGCCAGCCAAAAATGTGGCCAAAATGCCAAGAGCGCCTTGATTGTATTGGCACCAGGTGCTGAGGAAATGGAGTTTACCATATCGGCCGATGTCcttcgaagagcaaag ATCAACGTAACTGTGGCTGGATTGGATACTTGTGAGCCCATCAAGTGTTCCCGGGGAGTTGTCATTGTGCCCGATACTTCTCTGGAGCAGGCAATGGGCCAAGGTAACTACGATGTAGTGGTCCTGCCCGGTGGGTTGGCCGGCAACAAGGCCTTGATGGGCTCCAGTGCTGTGGGTGAACTTTTACGCCAGCAGGAGTCCCAGGGCGGACTTATCGCCGCCATATGTGCCGCACCCACGGCTCTGGCCAAGCACGGAATAGCGAAGGGAAAGACCCTGACATCTCACCCAGATATGCGGCGCCAGTTGGAGGAAAAGTATTG A
- the LOC108131988 gene encoding protein DJ-1alpha-like isoform X2: MLLGLGRSFGRLGFYIEPLRLASQKCGQNAKSALIVLAPGAEEMEFTISADVLRRAKINVTVAGLDTCEPIKCSRGVVIVPDTSLEQAMGQGNYDVVVLPGGLAGNKALMGSSAVGELLRQQESQGGLIAAICAAPTALAKHGIAKGKTLTSHPDMRRQLEENYIDDQSVVQDGNLITSRGPGTSFDFALKIVEELAGVEVAKDVAKPMLVTFKP, from the exons ATGTTGTTAGGTTTGGGTAGATCGTTTGGCAGACTTGGCTTCTATATAGAACCCTTACGCTTGGCCAGCCAAAAATGTGGCCAAAATGCCAAGAGCGCCTTGATTGTATTGGCACCAGGTGCTGAGGAAATGGAGTTTACCATATCGGCCGATGTCcttcgaagagcaaag ATCAACGTAACTGTGGCTGGATTGGATACTTGTGAGCCCATCAAGTGTTCCCGGGGAGTTGTCATTGTGCCCGATACTTCTCTGGAGCAGGCAATGGGCCAAGGTAACTACGATGTAGTGGTCCTGCCCGGTGGGTTGGCCGGCAACAAGGCCTTGATGGGCTCCAGTGCTGTGGGTGAACTTTTACGCCAGCAGGAGTCCCAGGGCGGACTTATCGCCGCCATATGTGCCGCACCCACGGCTCTGGCCAAGCACGGAATAGCGAAGGGAAAGACCCTGACATCTCACCCAGATATGCGGCGCCAGTTGGAGGAAAA CTACATAGACGATCAAAGTGTGGTTCAAGACGGGAATCTAATTACTAGCCGAGGACCTGGAACATCTTTTGATTTCGCCCTGAAGATTGTTGAGGAATTGGCAGGAGTCGAGGTGGCCAAGGATGTTGCCAAACCCATGTTGGTCACCTTTAAGCCGTAA
- the LOC108131988 gene encoding protein DJ-1alpha-like isoform X3, with amino-acid sequence MLLGLGRSFGRLGFYIEPLRLASQKCGQNAKSALIVLAPGAEEMEFTISADVLRRAKINVTVAGLDTCEPIKCSRGVVIVPDTSLEQAMGQGNYDVVVLPGGLAGNKALMGSSAVGELLRQQESQGGLIAAICAAPTALAKHGIAKGKTLTSHPDMRRQLEEKYCVVQDGNLITSRGPGTSFDFALKIVEELAGVEVAKDVAKPMLVTFKP; translated from the exons ATGTTGTTAGGTTTGGGTAGATCGTTTGGCAGACTTGGCTTCTATATAGAACCCTTACGCTTGGCCAGCCAAAAATGTGGCCAAAATGCCAAGAGCGCCTTGATTGTATTGGCACCAGGTGCTGAGGAAATGGAGTTTACCATATCGGCCGATGTCcttcgaagagcaaag ATCAACGTAACTGTGGCTGGATTGGATACTTGTGAGCCCATCAAGTGTTCCCGGGGAGTTGTCATTGTGCCCGATACTTCTCTGGAGCAGGCAATGGGCCAAGGTAACTACGATGTAGTGGTCCTGCCCGGTGGGTTGGCCGGCAACAAGGCCTTGATGGGCTCCAGTGCTGTGGGTGAACTTTTACGCCAGCAGGAGTCCCAGGGCGGACTTATCGCCGCCATATGTGCCGCACCCACGGCTCTGGCCAAGCACGGAATAGCGAAGGGAAAGACCCTGACATCTCACCCAGATATGCGGCGCCAGTTGGAGGAAAAGTATTG TGTGGTTCAAGACGGGAATCTAATTACTAGCCGAGGACCTGGAACATCTTTTGATTTCGCCCTGAAGATTGTTGAGGAATTGGCAGGAGTCGAGGTGGCCAAGGATGTTGCCAAACCCATGTTGGTCACCTTTAAGCCGTAA
- the LOC108131988 gene encoding protein DJ-1alpha-like isoform X1, producing the protein MLLGLGRSFGRLGFYIEPLRLASQKCGQNAKSALIVLAPGAEEMEFTISADVLRRAKINVTVAGLDTCEPIKCSRGVVIVPDTSLEQAMGQGNYDVVVLPGGLAGNKALMGSSAVGELLRQQESQGGLIAAICAAPTALAKHGIAKGKTLTSHPDMRRQLEEKYCYIDDQSVVQDGNLITSRGPGTSFDFALKIVEELAGVEVAKDVAKPMLVTFKP; encoded by the exons ATGTTGTTAGGTTTGGGTAGATCGTTTGGCAGACTTGGCTTCTATATAGAACCCTTACGCTTGGCCAGCCAAAAATGTGGCCAAAATGCCAAGAGCGCCTTGATTGTATTGGCACCAGGTGCTGAGGAAATGGAGTTTACCATATCGGCCGATGTCcttcgaagagcaaag ATCAACGTAACTGTGGCTGGATTGGATACTTGTGAGCCCATCAAGTGTTCCCGGGGAGTTGTCATTGTGCCCGATACTTCTCTGGAGCAGGCAATGGGCCAAGGTAACTACGATGTAGTGGTCCTGCCCGGTGGGTTGGCCGGCAACAAGGCCTTGATGGGCTCCAGTGCTGTGGGTGAACTTTTACGCCAGCAGGAGTCCCAGGGCGGACTTATCGCCGCCATATGTGCCGCACCCACGGCTCTGGCCAAGCACGGAATAGCGAAGGGAAAGACCCTGACATCTCACCCAGATATGCGGCGCCAGTTGGAGGAAAAGTATTG CTACATAGACGATCAAAGTGTGGTTCAAGACGGGAATCTAATTACTAGCCGAGGACCTGGAACATCTTTTGATTTCGCCCTGAAGATTGTTGAGGAATTGGCAGGAGTCGAGGTGGCCAAGGATGTTGCCAAACCCATGTTGGTCACCTTTAAGCCGTAA